A single region of the Chrysoperla carnea chromosome 5, inChrCarn1.1, whole genome shotgun sequence genome encodes:
- the LOC123300947 gene encoding phospholipid-transporting ATPase ABCA1-like, giving the protein MDSNIIRKFRLIIWKNFIIRKRHWVLTCLEIIIPILLFILMAYIRGNIGDINRIYINETTTFPPKNIDSLTEEITADTNIFYTNIKPFYGKLMNDVRKKIALPATKLHAYMDEEALLYNYTQYSIDNPDENVIVIIFDDKTNLKIPKNLKYSIRTASRWETELMFPSFQHPGPMNSDATYFHSGFVTLQSAIDECFIAKTTKKPKFAYEILLQRFPYPPYMNDMGFTEIYNIVLPVLTVISFLFLCPSLLKRVVEEKQTGIKELMKLMGLQPWMLWLGWLIHSLVVNIFSITIIVLLLKVPWEAGNDPIIPLCNGFLLWLFLVLYVVASVCFFFFVSTWFSRPTIAMSIAMIIWINTYFAVEPFTSDPKLSFAMKLLFALFPNICVLYGYQSIATFEVRDVGLKMGNIFEIASGNSNDLSMGFVYLMLIFDIAFYSLLTWYVDNIRPGQYGLARPWYFPFMKSFWIPTKVEDSELYLNGGSINQRNYEEPPKHLKAGITIKNLRKTYGNLKAVDGLSVDIYNGEITALLGHNGAGKTTTMSILTGMFAPTSGEIYIHDYNIRTQLNQVRDLLGLCPQHNMLFTDLTVLEHLIFFARLKGKSPSDAKIDAENLLTTLNLPKANNNVDTLSGGMKRKLSLGIALIGDAQVLMLDEPTSGMDPEARREVWDLLLRMRGPDKVIMITTHFMEEADVLGDRIAIMDHGKLQCFGTSMFLKKQYGAGYQLSLIKADENTEVDKVVNVVNQHIPNGRLKHNTAGLLTFTLPTNSNNKFPELFQSLESAKSELHISGIGLSVTTLEEVFLRVGEIVLEEQTDSLKKPNVGEDYVDGSEERLIVLKEKEGLLLEFNRFAALLTKKYIFTKRKYILFPLLCIIPILMTFATITLGVKSLNNNSSDDPPLTMDFSKFGESLVYYKSLPGNTDLGKISQTYGNIIQSAPNAIPKPVKNVNQEIVDVGIKNIAQFREMIIVGAEFNQSKFSNGSNYVQLNAMYSTIAFHGLPISFNMITNSLLKFLSGKDYSITTINHPLEKKTASSMEVQQIMTNVQIIMLWFIIMPLGYLFLVGGFINFPLVERVSKAKQLQLMTGLKPYTYWFSSYLWDFLLYFIVTFIVVFFVIGLFDSTSTFNGSYELATLFSILILYGLSSILYSYFVSFFRETVPGAFSFLLISSIIIGLIVTTVTYAMTKADEWKNLGNFLQYLFSLIPHYAFSLGLLKFSQTALDNNKCRLRSPKLRELICQTTPKDVCCTLNCTASERCLDRISYLHGDNGIWNLMLMLAVDVVFYFGILMLIDYNVFSRIKEIFLKRLWGSSSILNGRRDSDVERESDRVNNYLNLHSAGDAEEDNLLVHGLERRYRKHPAVRGISFGVHSGECFGLLGVNGAGKTTTFRMLTGDEIPTRGDALANHYKLSEHRNSFVAQLGYCPQFDAINESLTGREMLQIFARLRGIPSNQVNGEVNKWLALLGLTDYADRLCGTYSGGNKRKLSTAMALIAEPPIVLLDEPTSGVDPISRRNLWNVLSKIHKQSIVLTSHSMEECEALCNRLAIMVNGQFQCIGTVQYLKQRFGQGFTIQLKIRSGVNDTQLNNLKTSIEREFTCELKDEHEGLLHYHVTNPQTSWYHLFNTIERLKSNNGLIEDYTISETTLEQVFLSFARQQRDENHTDTVQINVKHHIEKHIERKCFRDTKEFFR; this is encoded by the exons ATGGACTCTAATATAATCAGAAAATTTCGCTTAATTATATGGAAAAACTTCATAATACGTAAACGACATTGGGTATTAACATGTTTGGAAATAATTATACCAATTTTGCTATTTATATTAATGGCATATATTCGAGGCAACATAGGTgatataaatagaatttatataaatgaaaccACTACTTTTCCtccaaaaaatattgatagtcTAACTGAAGAGATAACTGctgatacaaatattttttatacaaacattaaacCCTTTTATGGGAAGTTAATGAATGATGTTcggaaaaaaattgcattaccTGCAACCA aACTTCATGCATATATGGATGAAGAGGCTCTTTTATACAATTATACCCAATATAGTATAGACAATCCAGATGAAAAtgttatagtaattattttcgATGATAAGACAAATctgaaaataccaaaaaatttaaaatattctatacGTACAGCAAGTCGTTGGGAAACTGAACTTATGTTTCCAAGCTTTCAACATCCAGGACCAATGAATTCAGatg cAACATATTTTCATTCGGGATTTGTAACATTACAATCAGCCATTGATGAATGTTTTATTGCAAAAACAACGAAAAAGCCGAAGTTCGCGTATGAG aTACTGTTACAACGTTTTCCGTATCCACCATACATGAATGACATGGGTTTCacagaaatatataatattgttttaccAGTATTAACAGTTataagctttttatttttatgcccTTCATTATTGAAAAGAGTAGTTGAAGAAAAACAAACTGGAATAAAg gaattaatgaaattaatggGCCTACAACCATGGATGTTATGGTTAGGATGGTTAATTCATTCTTTAGTtgtgaatatattttctataacgaTTATTGTCTTACTACTGAAAGTTCCATGGGAAGCTGGTAACGATCCAATTATTCCATTATGTAATGGATTTCTTCTATGGTTGTTCCTCGTTTTATACGTTGTTGCCAGCGTATGCTTCTTTTTCTTTGTAAGCACATGGTTTAGCCGAC CAACAATTGCAATGAGTATTGCTATGATCATATGGATTAATACATATTTCGCTGTTGAACCTTTTACAAGTGATCCAAAATTATCCTTTGCAATGAAATTACTGTTTGCactttttccaaatatttgcGTTTTGTACGGATACCAATCGATAGCTACATTTGAAGTTCGag ATGTTGGTTTGAAAATgggtaatatttttgaaattgcaTCAGGAAACTCAAACGACCTGTCGATGGGATTTGTTTATCTAATGTTAATATTTGATATTGCcttttattctttattaactTGGTACGTAGATAATATAAGACCTGGACAATATGGATTAGCAAGACCTTGGTATTTCCCGTTTATG AAATCATTTTGGATTCCAACAAAAGTCGAGGATTCTGAGCTATATTTAAATGGTGGAAGCATAAATCAAAGAAATTATGAAGAGCCACCAAAACATTTAAAAGCTggtattacaataaaaaatttacgcaaAACTTATGGAAATTTGAAAGCTGTTGATGGCTTGTCCGTTGATATTTACAATGGAGAAATAACAGCTTTACTTGGACACAATGGTGCTGGAAAAACAACTACAATGTCTATTTTAACTG gtATGTTTGCTCCAACAAGCGGTGAAATTTATATCCACGATTACAATATAAGGACTCAATTAAATCAAGTTAGAGATCTTCTTGGACTATGTCCACAACATAATATGCTGTTTACTGACTTGACAGTGCTCGAACATTTAATATTCTTTGCCAGA ttaaaggGAAAATCACCATCTGATGCAAAAATTGATGCTGAAAATTTATTGACTACTTTAAATTTACCTAAAGCGAATAATAATGTTGATACTTTATCTGGCGGTATGAAGCGTAAATTGTCATTAGGAATCGCTCTAATTGGAGATGCCCAAGTTTTAATGTTAGACGAACCTACGTCTGGAATGGATCCAGAAGCACGCCGTGAAGTTTGGGATTTATTATTG CGCATGAGAGGTCCAGATAAAGTAATTATGATTACAACACATTTTATGGAAGAAGCTGATGTATTGGGTGATCGTATTGCAATCATGGATCATGGAAAACTGCAATGTTTCGGAACatcaatgtttttgaaaaaacaatatg gtgCTGGATATCAATTATCACTAATAAAAGCAGATGAAAATACTGAAGTTGATAAAGTAGTTAACGTGGTAAATCAGCACATACCAAATGGCCGATTAAAACATAATACTGCTGGATTATTAACCTTCACGTTACCAACAAATTCCAATAATAAATTTCCAGAATTGTTCCAGTCTCTCGAATCAGCAAAATCAGAATTACATATTAGTGGCATTGGATTATCAGTTACTACATTGGAAGAAGTATTTTTAAg ggtTGGAGAAATTGTTCTTGAAGAACAAACAGATTCACTTAAAAAACCAAATGTTGGCGAAGATTATGTAGATGGCAGCGAAGAAA gaCTTATTGTACTAAAAGAAAAAGAGGGTTTACTTTTAGAATTCAATCGGTTTGCAgcattattaactaaaaaatatatttttacaaaaagaaaatatatattatttccgTTACTt tgtaTAATCCCCATCCTTATGACATTTGCAACGATTACGTTGGGTGTAAAAAGTCTTAATAACAATTCATCGGATGATCCTCCTTTAACAATGGATTTCTCCAAATTTGGTGAATCACTTGTGTATTATAAATCTTTACCAGGAAACACCGATCTTGGAAAAATTAGTCAAACGTATGGTAATATAATACAATCAGCACCAAATGCCATTCCAAAACCTGTCAAAAATGTAAATCAAG AAATAGTGGATGTTGGTATAAAAAACATTGCTCAGTTTCGTGAAATGATTATTGTGGGTGCAGAATTTAATCAATCTAAATTTTCGAATGGATCAAATTATGTGCAATTAAATGCAATGTATTCAACAATTGCTTTCCATGGTTTACCCATTAGTTTTAATATGATTACaaattcacttttaaaatttttaagtggtaAAGATTATTCCATAACAACAATTAATCATCCATTAGAGAAAAAAACTGCATCGTCAATGGAGGTTCAACAAATTATGACCAATGTACAAATTATAATGTTATGGTTCATCATAATGCCTTTAG gttatttgtttttggttggcggttttattaattttccattAGTTGAAAGAGTGTCCAAAGCTAAACAATTACAATTGATGACTGGATTAAAACCTTACACATACTGGTTTTCATCATATCTTTGGgattttcttttatactttATTGTAACATTCATTGTTGTCTTTTTCGTAATTGGATTATTTGATTCGACTAGTACATTTAACGGAAGTTATGAATTAGCTACATTGTtcagtattttaatattgtatggATTGAGTAGTATTTTATACAGTTATTTTGTAAGTTTCTTCCGTGAAACAGTGCCAGgagcattttcatttttattaattagcaGTATTATTATTG gacttATTGTAACAACTGTAACTTATGCAATGACTAAAGCAGATGAATGGAAAAACTTGGGAAATTTcttacaatatttgttttctttaattcCACACTATGCATTTTCTCTTggactattaaaattttcacagactgctttagataataataaatgcagACTACGATCACCGAAATTGCGTGAACTTATTTGTCAAACAACACCAAAAGATGTTTGTTGCA cgtTAAATTGTACAGCCTCAGAACGATGTCTAGATCGAATTTCTTATTTACATGGAGATAATGGAATATGgaatttaatgttaatgttggCAGTagatgttgtattttatttcgggattttaatgttaattgatTATAACGTATTTTCTcgtataaaagaaattttcctgAAGCGTCTTTGGGGAAGCTCATCCATTTTAAATGGACGACGAGATAGTGACGTAGAAAGAGAATCAGATCgcgttaataattatttaaatttacattctGCAG GTGACGCTGAGGAGGATAATTTATTGGTACATGGATTAGAAAGGCGATATCGTAAACATCCAGCCGTTCGTGGAATTAGTTTTGGCGTTCATAGTGGTGAATGTTTCGGTTTATTAGGAGTTAATGGCGCTGGTAAAACCACTACATTTAGAATGCTAACCGGTGATGAAATACCAACAAGAGGAGACGCATTAgcaaatcattataaattaagtGAACACAGAAACTCG TTTGTAGCGCAACTAGGATATTGTCCACAATTCGATGCCATAAATGAATCATTAACGGGCCGAGAAATGCTGCAAATATTTGCACGACTAAGAGGGATACCTTCTAATCAAGTTAACGGAGAAGTGAATAAATGGCTAGCACTTTTAG gttTGACGGACTATGCAGATCGATTATGTGGTACTTATTCTGGCGGAAATAAGCGGAAATTAAGTACTGCAATGGCATTAATAGCCGAACCGCCAATTGTACTTTTGGATGAACCAACAAGTGGCGTTGATCCTATATCTCGAAGAAATTTATGGAATGTACTGtctaaaatacataaacaatCAATTGTTCTTACATCACATAG tatggAAGAATGTGAAGCATTATGTAATCGTTTAGCAATTATGGTAAATGGTCAATTCCAATGTATTGGTACtgtacaatatttaaaacaacGTTTTGGGCAAGGTTttacaattcaattaaaaatacgaTCTGGTGTAAATGatacacaattaaataatttaaaaacaagtattgAAAGGGAATTTACTTGTGAGTTAAAAGATGAACATGAAGGTTTATTACATTATCATGTAACAAATCCACAAACATCTTggtatcatttatttaatacaattgaacgattaaaatcgaataatgGTTTAATTGAAGATTATACCATCAGTGAGACAACATTGGAACAAGTATTTCTATCGTTTGCACGACAGCAAAGAGATGAAAATCATACTGATACTGTACAAATAAATG TTaaacatcacattgaaaaacATATTGAGAGAAAATGTTTTCGGGATACGAAAGAGTTTTTTCGTTAG